One Gemmatimonas sp. DNA segment encodes these proteins:
- a CDS encoding transposase, giving the protein MTVAKEAKSSNRTRRIFLAEFKQEAVRRMAERRAQGISVTQIGRDLDVRPEMLRVWAHQLAAQGGAPLTDVFLGQGRLPSE; this is encoded by the coding sequence GTGACGGTGGCGAAGGAAGCGAAATCGAGCAACCGGACGCGGCGGATCTTTCTTGCCGAGTTCAAGCAGGAAGCGGTGCGGCGGATGGCGGAGCGCCGGGCGCAGGGCATTAGCGTGACGCAGATCGGGCGCGACTTGGATGTACGGCCCGAGATGTTGCGCGTGTGGGCGCACCAGCTGGCGGCGCAGGGTGGGGCGCCGCTGACGGATGTGTTTCTTGGTCAGGGCCGGTTGCCGAGCGAGTAG
- a CDS encoding transposase: MRRVRKETRAHQPAASPPIQTVAPLDDGTVALSLIQALIPLGLKAVQDALQQEVTALAGARYAHRDGHAGIARWGSQAGSIFLADQKVPIIVHRVRDRDAGTEVPLATYAQLQTPRARDVGLFRRVLGGLSCREYEAAAEAVPEAFGLAKSSVSRRFIGASAHTLRAFHERRHDGREWLVLLLDGKSFAADQVVIALGVTSTREKRVLGLVQTATENKRVCAAFLRELIERGFRAPTGLLVVLDGAKGLRAAVRDVFGDDVPVQRCQWHKRENVVSYLTTSLQVIWRRKLQAAYQHATYEDAKRALQKLVTELAKLNESAARSLEAGLEDTLTLHRLDVFAELGTSFKTTNLIESVMARIEAKTRRVGRWRTSDQKQRWCAATLLHIEQNFRRVKGCKHLPLLQRALTGKLPVRLALA; the protein is encoded by the coding sequence ATGCGAAGAGTACGAAAGGAAACGCGTGCGCACCAGCCAGCCGCATCACCGCCGATCCAGACGGTCGCGCCGTTGGACGATGGCACCGTGGCGCTGTCGCTGATACAGGCCCTGATCCCGTTGGGGCTCAAGGCCGTGCAGGACGCGCTGCAGCAGGAGGTCACGGCGTTGGCGGGTGCGCGGTACGCGCATCGCGATGGCCATGCCGGGATCGCCCGATGGGGCTCGCAAGCTGGGTCGATTTTCCTCGCCGATCAGAAAGTGCCGATCATCGTCCACCGCGTGCGGGATCGAGACGCCGGCACCGAAGTCCCGCTCGCGACCTACGCACAGTTGCAGACGCCGCGCGCGCGGGATGTAGGGTTGTTTCGTCGCGTGTTGGGCGGCCTGTCGTGTCGCGAGTACGAAGCCGCGGCGGAAGCGGTGCCCGAAGCGTTTGGGCTGGCCAAGTCGAGCGTCTCCCGGCGCTTCATCGGGGCGAGTGCCCACACGCTGCGCGCGTTCCACGAGCGGCGGCACGATGGTCGCGAGTGGCTCGTGTTGCTGCTCGACGGCAAGTCCTTCGCGGCCGATCAAGTGGTGATCGCGTTGGGGGTCACGAGCACCCGCGAGAAGCGCGTCTTGGGACTCGTGCAAACCGCCACCGAGAACAAGCGCGTGTGCGCCGCGTTTCTCCGCGAGCTGATCGAGCGCGGCTTCCGTGCGCCCACCGGCCTGCTGGTGGTGCTCGACGGGGCCAAGGGCCTGCGCGCCGCCGTCCGCGACGTGTTCGGCGACGACGTGCCGGTGCAGCGGTGCCAGTGGCACAAGCGGGAGAATGTCGTCAGCTATTTGACGACGTCCCTGCAGGTGATCTGGCGGCGCAAGCTGCAGGCGGCGTACCAACACGCCACCTACGAGGACGCCAAGCGCGCGCTGCAAAAACTCGTAACCGAATTAGCGAAGCTCAACGAGTCCGCAGCGCGGAGTCTCGAGGCGGGCCTGGAGGACACGCTGACGCTGCATCGGCTCGACGTCTTCGCCGAGCTGGGCACCAGCTTCAAGACCACCAATCTCATCGAAAGTGTGATGGCCCGCATCGAAGCCAAAACGCGCCGGGTAGGTCGCTGGCGAACGAGCGATCAGAAGCAGCGATGGTGCGCGGCCACGCTCTTGCACATCGAACAGAATTTCCGGCGCGTGAAAGGATGCAAACACCTGCCCTTGCTCCAGCGCGCGCTAACTGGCAAACTCCCCGTCCGCCTCGCGCTTGCGTGA
- a CDS encoding efflux RND transporter permease subunit, translating to MNFLGKLAEFSVKRWQFTVLLFLMFGALGVTSWMAIPRAEDPDFPVPIFTTVAVYPGASPEDMEQLVTEPIEKQLKSLTEVKKLESTSSDGLSVIKIEFESESDAERKYDQVIREVNALRAELPAALQRLEVLRNENSDLTVFQVALVAPQAPYAQVDDMAKRFEDALERVPGVKKAERWAAPPREMQVTLDLGRMARLGLTPAQVLNALGSDNAQIPGGSVDVGTRRYNIATTGRYKNAEDVQRTVIAGANGAVVRVQDVATVQWGDGDAVHMGRWNGQRAMWVTVAVQKGKNVSAVKTDVWEALDVLEKGLPKGITLARGFDQSQNVDSRLGQLGKDFAIALLLVLITLLPLGTRASVIVMISIPLSLAMAVMLLYATGYSINQLSIVGFVIALGLLVDDSIVVVENISRFLRNGYTRTEAAIEGTKQIGVAVLGATGTLIFAFLPLLFLPGLAGKYIRSLPIAVVFAVVSSLFVSLTIIPWLASRLMPRTEHAEGNRVLQWLDRGIHRTYAPLLHRALAAPRTTLVLALLLVVGSVALVPAVGFSLFPKAGTPQYHVDIETPEGTSLAETDRAARYAEAVIRQHPGTRGVFANVGKDNPAVYYNVFQRAEAPNRGQLIVLLNAYHNVRTPLALDSLRQRLALYPGARIELKEFENGPPIDAPIAMRIEGTSLDTLQRIAARYDAVFKRTEGTQYVNNPVRLRRSDLTLVVDKQKAGLLGIPSVEVERTLRLGIAGLEAGKIRAANGDEYPLMVRIAHNGRPAPEALDRIQVSSVTGAMIPLSQIASMRFSASPTTIDHVNRQRSVTITSYVRSGYNTDAVTKQVMAALDSIALPVGYVMHPAGEIESREESFGGIGGAIIVAVFAILAILVLEFRDFRTTLVVASVIPLGLVGGIVALLLSGYTLSFTAMIGFVALVGIEIKTSILLVDFTDQLRRQGVSLDDAIQQAGEIRFLPIVLTTMTAIGGLLPLAFQGSGLYSPLAWVIIGGLVSSTLIARLVTPVLYKLLAPALEESEEAETMRRAASLVPSPAFTP from the coding sequence ATGAACTTCCTGGGCAAGCTGGCCGAATTCTCGGTCAAACGGTGGCAGTTCACGGTGCTGCTGTTCCTCATGTTCGGGGCACTCGGCGTGACAAGTTGGATGGCGATTCCGCGCGCCGAAGATCCCGATTTTCCGGTGCCGATCTTCACCACGGTGGCGGTGTATCCCGGCGCGTCGCCGGAGGACATGGAGCAGCTGGTCACCGAGCCGATCGAGAAGCAGCTCAAGTCGCTTACCGAGGTGAAGAAGCTGGAGTCGACGAGCAGCGACGGGCTATCGGTGATCAAGATCGAGTTCGAGTCGGAATCGGATGCCGAGCGCAAGTACGATCAGGTGATCCGTGAGGTGAACGCGCTGCGGGCCGAGCTGCCGGCGGCGTTGCAACGGCTGGAAGTGCTGCGCAACGAGAACTCCGATCTCACGGTGTTTCAGGTGGCGCTGGTGGCGCCGCAGGCTCCGTATGCGCAGGTGGACGACATGGCCAAGCGCTTTGAAGACGCACTGGAGCGCGTGCCCGGTGTGAAGAAGGCGGAGCGCTGGGCGGCGCCACCGCGCGAGATGCAGGTCACGCTCGATCTCGGGCGCATGGCGCGACTCGGTCTCACGCCGGCGCAGGTGTTGAACGCGCTGGGCAGTGACAATGCCCAGATCCCCGGCGGATCGGTGGATGTCGGCACGCGTCGCTACAACATTGCCACGACCGGTCGCTACAAGAACGCCGAGGATGTGCAGCGCACCGTGATTGCGGGCGCCAATGGGGCGGTAGTGCGCGTGCAGGATGTGGCCACGGTGCAGTGGGGCGATGGCGACGCGGTCCACATGGGTCGCTGGAACGGACAGCGCGCGATGTGGGTGACGGTCGCGGTGCAGAAGGGCAAGAACGTGTCGGCGGTGAAAACCGATGTGTGGGAGGCGCTCGATGTACTCGAGAAAGGCCTACCCAAGGGCATCACGCTGGCGCGGGGCTTCGATCAGTCGCAGAACGTGGACAGCCGCTTGGGGCAACTTGGCAAAGACTTCGCCATCGCCCTGCTGTTGGTGCTGATCACGTTGCTGCCGCTGGGGACCCGCGCGTCGGTGATCGTGATGATCTCGATTCCGCTGTCGCTGGCCATGGCGGTGATGCTGCTGTACGCCACGGGCTACAGCATCAATCAGCTCTCCATCGTGGGCTTCGTGATTGCGTTGGGGCTGTTGGTGGACGATTCGATCGTGGTGGTCGAGAACATTTCACGATTTCTTCGCAACGGATACACGCGCACCGAGGCTGCCATCGAAGGCACCAAGCAGATTGGCGTCGCGGTGTTGGGTGCGACGGGCACGCTGATCTTCGCCTTCCTGCCGCTGTTGTTCCTGCCGGGCTTGGCGGGCAAGTACATCCGGTCGCTGCCAATCGCGGTGGTGTTTGCGGTGGTGTCGTCGTTGTTCGTGTCGCTCACGATCATTCCGTGGCTGGCCAGCCGACTCATGCCGCGCACCGAGCACGCCGAGGGCAATCGCGTGCTGCAGTGGCTCGATCGCGGCATTCATCGCACGTATGCGCCGTTGTTGCATCGCGCGTTGGCGGCGCCGCGTACCACGCTGGTGCTCGCCCTGCTGCTGGTGGTGGGCTCGGTGGCCTTGGTGCCGGCGGTAGGCTTCTCGCTGTTTCCCAAGGCCGGCACGCCGCAGTATCACGTAGACATCGAAACGCCTGAGGGCACGTCGCTGGCGGAAACCGATCGCGCGGCGCGGTATGCCGAAGCGGTGATCCGGCAGCATCCCGGTACGCGGGGCGTGTTCGCCAATGTCGGCAAGGACAATCCGGCGGTGTACTACAACGTGTTCCAGCGGGCCGAGGCGCCCAATCGTGGGCAGCTGATCGTGCTGTTGAACGCGTACCACAATGTGCGCACGCCACTGGCGCTGGATTCGTTGCGGCAGCGGTTGGCGTTGTATCCGGGCGCGCGCATCGAGCTGAAAGAGTTCGAGAACGGACCGCCCATCGACGCGCCGATCGCGATGCGCATTGAGGGCACCAGCCTCGATACGCTTCAGCGGATCGCCGCGCGGTACGACGCGGTGTTCAAGCGCACGGAGGGCACGCAGTATGTGAACAACCCCGTGCGACTGCGGCGCTCGGATCTCACGCTGGTGGTCGACAAGCAGAAGGCGGGCTTGCTGGGCATCCCGAGTGTGGAAGTGGAGCGTACGCTGCGGTTAGGGATCGCGGGACTGGAGGCGGGGAAGATTCGCGCCGCGAACGGCGACGAGTATCCGCTCATGGTGCGCATCGCGCACAACGGCCGACCGGCGCCCGAGGCACTCGATCGCATTCAGGTAAGCAGCGTGACGGGGGCGATGATTCCGCTGTCGCAGATCGCGTCCATGCGCTTCAGTGCGTCGCCGACCACGATCGACCATGTGAACCGTCAGCGCTCGGTCACGATCACGAGCTACGTGCGCTCCGGGTACAACACCGACGCCGTGACGAAGCAGGTCATGGCCGCGCTCGATTCCATCGCGCTGCCGGTGGGCTACGTGATGCACCCGGCCGGTGAGATCGAGAGCCGCGAGGAAAGCTTTGGCGGCATCGGCGGCGCGATCATCGTGGCGGTGTTCGCGATTCTCGCCATTCTGGTCCTCGAGTTCCGCGACTTCCGCACCACGCTCGTGGTCGCGTCGGTGATTCCGCTGGGCTTGGTAGGTGGTATCGTGGCGCTGCTGCTGAGTGGCTACACGTTGTCGTTCACCGCGATGATCGGCTTCGTGGCGCTGGTAGGCATCGAGATCAAGACCAGCATTCTGCTGGTGGACTTCACCGATCAGCTGCGGCGACAAGGGGTGAGTCTGGATGACGCGATTCAGCAGGCGGGCGAGATCCGCTTCCTGCCGATCGTGCTCACGACGATGACGGCCATTGGTGGGTTGCTGCCGCTGGCGTTTCAGGGATCGGGGCTGTACTCGCCGCTAGCTTGGGTGATCATTGGTGGACTGGTGTCGAGCACCCTGATCGCGCGGTTGGTCACGCCGGTGCTCTACAAGCTGCTGGCGCCGGCGCTCGAGGAGAGTGAGGAGGCGGAAACGATGCGTCGTGCAGCGAGTTTGGTGCCGTCCCCAGCCTTCACCCCATAG
- a CDS encoding efflux RND transporter periplasmic adaptor subunit, giving the protein MPTPSTPTNMTMTTTSPRTSHMLRPTMLLSAAMLPLLAACDRAPAAEQDVAARAPAVSVNVATVTSDTRATAVTATGTFGSRDEIPLAFKIGGIVARVLVDEGATVQRGQLLASLDLREINAAVDKAQVGFDKAQRDQARVQRLAADSVATLVQLQDATSALEAARSDLVTAKVNREYATIVAPEGGIVLQRLVTAGSNVSAGTPIIQLGGSRRGRVLRVGLPDRDALRVQLGDAATVHFDALPSRTFTGRVQMLGRSADPRTGTYAVEITVNGADALPSGLVGSVAIATRGDAKVATRGETASASVSVDALLEADRDSATVYTVAPASGASGDMIAQPQRVRVTGVTGDRALVEGLAPDTRIVTRGAAYVTPGARVRIVTADTLDAALKANVAKRTAVLP; this is encoded by the coding sequence ATGCCTACCCCCTCCACCCCCACGAACATGACAATGACGACGACCAGCCCCCGCACCTCGCATATGCTTCGCCCCACCATGCTGCTGTCGGCGGCCATGTTGCCGCTGTTGGCGGCCTGCGACAGGGCGCCGGCAGCTGAGCAGGATGTCGCCGCGCGCGCACCAGCGGTGTCGGTAAACGTCGCCACCGTCACCAGCGATACCCGCGCCACTGCGGTCACCGCCACCGGTACCTTCGGCTCTCGCGATGAGATCCCGCTGGCGTTCAAGATCGGCGGCATCGTGGCGCGCGTGTTGGTTGACGAAGGCGCCACGGTGCAGCGCGGGCAACTGCTCGCCTCGCTCGACCTGCGCGAGATCAACGCCGCCGTCGACAAAGCGCAGGTGGGCTTCGACAAGGCTCAGCGCGATCAGGCCCGGGTGCAACGGCTGGCTGCCGACAGTGTGGCCACGCTCGTGCAACTGCAGGATGCTACGTCGGCGCTCGAGGCAGCGCGGTCGGATCTCGTCACCGCCAAGGTGAATCGCGAGTACGCCACGATCGTGGCGCCGGAAGGCGGTATCGTGCTGCAGCGACTGGTCACGGCCGGTTCGAACGTGTCGGCAGGCACGCCGATCATCCAGTTGGGCGGCTCGCGTCGCGGACGAGTGCTCCGGGTGGGACTGCCCGACCGCGATGCGCTGCGTGTGCAACTGGGCGACGCCGCCACAGTGCACTTCGATGCGCTGCCCTCGCGCACTTTCACCGGGCGCGTGCAGATGCTTGGTCGCTCGGCGGATCCTCGCACCGGCACCTACGCCGTCGAGATCACCGTGAATGGCGCCGACGCACTGCCTAGCGGACTCGTGGGGTCGGTCGCCATCGCGACGCGCGGTGACGCCAAAGTCGCCACACGCGGCGAAACGGCATCGGCGTCGGTATCGGTGGACGCCCTGCTCGAGGCCGATCGCGATTCCGCGACGGTGTACACGGTCGCGCCCGCGAGTGGGGCGTCAGGCGACATGATCGCGCAGCCCCAGCGCGTACGCGTAACTGGTGTGACCGGCGACCGTGCCTTGGTGGAAGGGCTCGCGCCCGATACACGCATCGTGACGCGCGGCGCGGCGTACGTCACGCCCGGTGCTCGGGTGCGCATCGTCACCGCAGATACGCTCGATGCTGCGTTGAAGGCGAACGTTGCGAAGCGCACGGCGGTGCTGCCATGA
- a CDS encoding TolC family protein, with the protein MFYTLPPFRANRWLPLLLTTALSVAFSAAANAQSATTARQLLDGYVAEALAANLAIAQQSVALSRANAGVREANGRFLPTVGLNARYSEFSGVVNIGDFINPAYAALNQLIGESRFPTNVNATLPFRQETKLELTQPLFNDALFGARAAARAQRDLAGATRKGAMRQLAADIQQAWLGYASTVRAVETLEFTLPVLDENVRVSERLIGAGQATPDVLLRARAERSELLQQIEEAKRQRHAAQRGFNLLRNRDDDSAITLVDDSTLLHVDTLSRSAVLAHSLAHREELAQAGSGISLARAQQRIASSAYLPNLALAASYGVQGDRYRFNSRSDVGLASLVLSWNAFNGGQDAARREQANATRTEAEYRQREAERAIALQVGNAYDAVQSARSTLTTAGDRLASAERAFALVQRRFAEGLATPVEFLSARTAFTSAAINQVITRFIFATRVVELERAAALRALPN; encoded by the coding sequence ATGTTCTACACACTACCGCCATTTAGAGCGAACCGCTGGCTGCCTCTACTGCTCACCACCGCGCTCTCGGTCGCCTTCTCCGCCGCGGCCAACGCGCAGAGCGCCACCACCGCCAGGCAGCTCCTCGATGGCTACGTGGCCGAGGCGCTCGCCGCCAATCTCGCGATCGCGCAGCAGTCGGTCGCGCTCTCCCGCGCCAACGCCGGAGTGCGCGAGGCCAACGGGCGATTCCTCCCCACGGTCGGCCTGAACGCCCGGTACTCCGAGTTCAGCGGCGTCGTCAACATCGGCGACTTCATCAACCCGGCCTACGCCGCGCTCAACCAGCTCATCGGCGAATCCCGGTTTCCGACCAACGTGAACGCGACCCTTCCGTTCCGTCAGGAAACCAAGCTCGAGCTCACCCAACCGCTCTTCAACGACGCCCTCTTCGGCGCACGTGCCGCAGCGCGGGCCCAACGCGACCTCGCCGGCGCCACGCGCAAAGGTGCCATGCGACAGCTCGCCGCCGATATCCAGCAAGCTTGGCTCGGCTACGCCAGCACGGTCCGCGCCGTCGAAACGCTCGAGTTCACGCTACCGGTGCTCGACGAGAACGTACGGGTGAGCGAGCGCCTCATTGGCGCCGGACAAGCCACGCCCGATGTGCTGCTGCGTGCGAGGGCCGAACGCAGCGAGCTGTTGCAGCAGATCGAAGAGGCAAAGCGACAACGCCATGCCGCGCAGCGCGGCTTCAACCTGCTGCGCAATCGTGACGACGACTCGGCCATCACGCTCGTTGATGACAGCACACTGCTGCACGTCGATACGCTGTCGCGGAGCGCGGTGCTGGCCCATTCCTTGGCGCACCGTGAAGAGCTTGCGCAGGCTGGCAGCGGGATCTCGCTCGCCCGCGCGCAGCAGCGCATTGCCAGCTCCGCCTACCTGCCGAACCTCGCGCTGGCGGCGAGCTACGGCGTGCAAGGTGATCGCTATCGCTTCAATAGCCGTAGCGACGTGGGCCTCGCCTCGTTGGTGCTATCGTGGAACGCCTTCAACGGCGGGCAGGACGCCGCCCGTCGCGAACAGGCGAACGCCACGCGCACGGAGGCGGAGTATCGCCAGCGTGAGGCTGAGCGCGCCATCGCGTTGCAGGTCGGCAACGCGTACGACGCCGTGCAGTCGGCCCGCAGCACGCTGACCACCGCAGGCGATCGACTGGCAAGTGCCGAGCGCGCCTTCGCGTTGGTGCAGCGCCGCTTCGCCGAGGGACTTGCCACGCCGGTGGAGTTCCTGAGCGCACGCACCGCGTTCACATCGGCTGCAATCAACCAGGTGATCACGCGCTTCATCTTCGCCACCCGCGTGGTGGAACTCGAGCGCGCCGCCGCCTTGCGCGCGCTCCCCAACTGA
- a CDS encoding TetR/AcrR family transcriptional regulator, producing MTTSAIRTASLARRERQKAETRQAILDAARELFVTDGVEATTMRAIAAKIGYTPTAIYHHFRDKDALIVELCMADFRALGQAMYKIGRIEDPVERLRRMGLAYTDFALDNPSQYRFMFMTSLKQPMVDASGNAITSPDEDAYGFLLQTVTEGIDKGVYRPELSDAPELAQMFWGGIHGIISLWFTHCNDPHIVLRDPRETVRTMCDAMIRGSLRNSS from the coding sequence ATGACCACCTCCGCCATCCGCACTGCTTCGCTGGCCCGCCGGGAACGGCAAAAGGCCGAGACGCGACAGGCTATCCTGGACGCGGCGCGGGAGCTGTTCGTGACCGACGGCGTAGAGGCCACCACGATGCGGGCGATCGCCGCCAAGATCGGCTACACGCCGACGGCGATCTACCACCACTTTCGGGACAAGGACGCCCTGATCGTGGAGCTGTGCATGGCCGACTTCCGTGCGCTCGGTCAGGCGATGTACAAGATTGGGCGGATCGAGGACCCAGTGGAACGACTGCGGCGGATGGGCTTGGCGTACACCGACTTCGCGCTCGATAATCCGAGCCAGTATCGGTTCATGTTTATGACATCATTAAAACAGCCGATGGTTGACGCCTCTGGAAATGCGATAACATCACCAGACGAGGATGCCTACGGCTTTCTGCTGCAGACCGTCACCGAAGGGATCGACAAGGGCGTCTATCGCCCCGAGCTGAGCGACGCCCCGGAGCTTGCCCAGATGTTCTGGGGCGGCATCCATGGCATTATCTCGCTCTGGTTCACCCACTGCAATGATCCGCACATCGTGCTCCGGGATCCCCGCGAAACCGTCCGCACCATGTGCGACGCCATGATCCGCGGCAGCCTGCGAAACTCGTCCTGA
- a CDS encoding MFS transporter: MIRRIMAKLVTVEDGEWRATLLAFAFFFFLLASYFILRSIRDAIGVAAGTAKLPWLFTGTLVATLLANPLYATIVSRLPVRRFIPIVYRVFSALLLLFAFAVYSTGPAEEKYLGPAFWIFISVFSLFVPSVFWGFMADTFYSNQGKRLYGFIGVGGTLGGMFGSKFTSLMATEVGTPMLMLMSVLLLECGVQVLRQFPPSFRAETRDREAAQRSVGGGSLAGITHVLRSPYLLGICLFMLLFTIGTTVLYFQQAEIVGAKFTDRESRTAFLANLDFYVQLLTVLAQLFISGRVIKWIGVGMTLAILPLVSVIGFGALGIWPSLSLFVAFTVIRRAGNYAFANPGREVLFSVIPAEDKYKAKNFIDTFAYRSGDQIGAWSYAGMSAAGLAVSSIALIAAPMSAVWLVIALWLGRRHTLMSKAESA, from the coding sequence GTGATCCGTCGCATCATGGCGAAGCTGGTGACGGTGGAAGACGGCGAGTGGCGGGCCACGCTGCTCGCCTTTGCATTCTTCTTCTTTCTGCTGGCCAGCTATTTCATTTTGCGCAGCATTCGCGATGCGATCGGCGTTGCGGCGGGCACAGCGAAGCTGCCTTGGTTGTTCACGGGCACGCTCGTCGCCACACTGCTGGCGAATCCGTTGTACGCCACGATCGTGTCGCGTCTTCCCGTGCGACGATTCATACCGATCGTGTATCGCGTGTTCAGCGCGCTGCTGTTGCTGTTCGCCTTCGCGGTATACAGCACGGGCCCGGCCGAGGAGAAGTATCTCGGCCCGGCGTTCTGGATTTTCATCAGTGTGTTCAGCCTGTTCGTGCCCTCGGTGTTCTGGGGCTTCATGGCCGACACGTTCTACAGTAACCAGGGCAAGCGGCTGTACGGCTTCATCGGCGTGGGCGGCACGCTGGGCGGCATGTTCGGCTCCAAGTTCACGTCGCTGATGGCGACTGAAGTCGGCACGCCGATGTTGATGTTGATGTCGGTGCTGTTGCTCGAGTGCGGCGTACAGGTGCTTCGGCAATTTCCGCCGAGCTTCCGCGCCGAAACGCGTGATCGAGAGGCGGCTCAGCGCTCGGTGGGCGGCGGCTCACTGGCAGGCATCACGCACGTGCTGCGCTCGCCGTACCTGCTCGGCATCTGTCTGTTCATGCTGCTGTTCACGATCGGCACCACGGTGCTGTACTTCCAGCAGGCGGAGATCGTGGGTGCCAAGTTCACCGATCGTGAGTCGCGCACGGCGTTTCTGGCCAACCTCGATTTTTACGTGCAGCTGCTGACGGTGCTGGCGCAGCTGTTCATTTCGGGTCGCGTAATCAAGTGGATCGGCGTCGGGATGACGCTCGCGATCCTGCCGCTGGTGAGCGTGATCGGTTTCGGCGCGCTCGGTATCTGGCCATCGCTGTCGCTGTTCGTGGCGTTCACGGTCATCCGTCGCGCCGGCAACTACGCGTTCGCCAATCCGGGCCGCGAGGTGCTCTTCTCGGTGATCCCGGCCGAAGACAAATACAAGGCGAAGAACTTCATCGACACGTTTGCGTACCGCAGCGGTGACCAGATCGGCGCGTGGAGCTACGCCGGCATGTCGGCCGCCGGTCTCGCGGTGAGTTCCATCGCATTGATCGCGGCGCCGATGAGCGCGGTATGGCTGGTCATCGCCCTCTGGCTGGGCCGGCGGCACACGCTCATGTCGAAGGCGGAGTCGGCGTAG
- a CDS encoding NAD-dependent epimerase/dehydratase family protein, with amino-acid sequence MSVTLSTAPLRVLVLGGTGYIGPHLVEHALARGHTVTLFNRGKTKPGLFPKVEKLIGDRNDPNGHEALKGRTWDVVYDLPTTNPQWIVNAAAVLKGKVAQYVFVSSTAAYKDFTRAFPDETHPTQEPAPISGPDAAAVPYGNKKVRCEQLVQEAFGAGGTVVRPGLIVGPGDLTDRFTYWPVRIEKGGEILAPGTLDDPAQWIDVRDLTEWMVRLGESRTGGVFNAVGPRTVCGIGELLYGIKACFSNDAHFTWVPTSFLTAQKVRSWVEMPVWSFTGASTVAFSTSVIEKALAAGLTFRPLATTVRDALTWYHARPAAEQEKLRAGIAPERERDVLAAWHAQQSGAK; translated from the coding sequence GTGAGCGTGACGCTTTCAACGGCGCCACTTCGCGTGCTGGTGTTAGGCGGGACGGGCTACATCGGGCCTCACCTGGTGGAGCATGCGCTGGCGCGTGGGCATACGGTCACGCTGTTCAATCGCGGCAAGACCAAGCCGGGGTTGTTTCCGAAGGTCGAGAAGCTGATCGGCGACCGCAACGATCCGAACGGACACGAGGCGCTGAAAGGGCGCACGTGGGATGTGGTGTACGATCTGCCGACCACGAATCCGCAGTGGATCGTGAATGCGGCGGCGGTGCTGAAGGGAAAGGTGGCGCAGTATGTGTTCGTGAGCAGCACGGCGGCATACAAAGATTTCACGCGCGCATTCCCCGACGAAACGCATCCCACGCAAGAGCCGGCGCCGATCAGCGGCCCCGATGCGGCCGCTGTGCCGTATGGCAACAAGAAGGTGCGCTGCGAGCAGCTCGTACAGGAGGCGTTCGGTGCCGGCGGTACGGTGGTGCGTCCGGGGCTGATCGTGGGTCCGGGCGATCTCACCGATCGGTTCACCTACTGGCCGGTGCGTATCGAGAAGGGCGGCGAGATTCTCGCGCCGGGTACGCTCGACGATCCGGCGCAGTGGATCGACGTGCGCGATCTCACCGAGTGGATGGTGCGTTTGGGCGAGAGCCGTACGGGTGGTGTGTTCAACGCGGTAGGTCCGCGCACGGTGTGCGGCATCGGAGAACTGTTGTACGGCATCAAGGCCTGCTTCAGCAACGATGCGCACTTCACGTGGGTGCCGACATCATTTCTCACCGCGCAGAAGGTACGCTCGTGGGTGGAGATGCCGGTGTGGTCATTCACCGGGGCGAGCACGGTGGCGTTTAGCACGAGTGTGATCGAGAAGGCGCTGGCGGCAGGGCTCACGTTCCGTCCGCTGGCCACCACGGTGCGCGATGCACTCACCTGGTATCACGCACGACCGGCGGCCGAGCAGGAGAAGCTGCGGGCCGGCATCGCGCCGGAGCGCGAGCGCGACGTGCTGGCCGCGTGGCATGCCCAGCAATCCGGAGCCAAGTGA